aatattaccatagATTTCGTAGTAGGTTTGCCGATGTCAGTTAGAGGATCTAACGCCATTTGTGTAAtcgttgatcgtcttaccaagtcGGCGCACTTCTTGTCAGTAAAGACGACCTTTTCTATGATGCAGTATACAGAGCTTTATATCCGGTAGATAGTCATATTACGTGGGATCCCAGTTAccatcgtatctgacagagacccgagGTTCACGTTTTCCTTTTGGAAGATTTTGCATTCCTCCATAGGGAGGAAATTactattcagtacaacattccatcctcagacagatggatAGTCTGAGAGGgtgaaacaaattttagaagatTTACTGCGAGCATGTGTGATAGATTTCAATGGAAATTGGGAATCGAAATTATcgctagtggagttcacctataacaacattttcagtcatctataggtatgaTTCCTTACGAGGCattatatggaaggaagtgcagatctctGATTCACTGGGATGAGGTCGGAGAGAGATCATatcttggtccagagattgttcagcagactgtaGATGTAGTACTAAAAATCCGGaacaggatgaagactgctcagagtcgtcaaaagagctaCGCTGACAGACGAATGAGGGACCTTGAATTTGTTGTAGGAGACCACATCTTCGTTAAAAtaacacctatgaagggtgttatgagatttgggaagaaatgTGAACTAAGTCCGAGATTCATAGGGCCatttgagattctcgagaaggtGGGAACACTAGCCTACCATGTAGCACTGTCGCCGAATCTGGCAGGTGTTCAAAATTTGTTCCATGTTTCGATGCTAAGGAAGTACATTGagaatccttcacatgtacgAAGCTTTGAACCGTTACAACTATCACCGAACCTATCATACGAGGAGAGGCCTATACAGATTCTAGACCGACAGGAGAGAAGACTACGGAACAAAGTTACCAAgttggtcaaggtcaagtggctgaaccATTCCGacgaggaagctacttgggagaccgaagtcGACATGAAGAATCGCTACCCAGAGTTGTTCGGCAAACcttaatttcgaggaagaaatttatttaagagggggacgaactgtagtgcccaaaaaccagtacacgtaaaccccatgcatgattgaaataatttaattaatatttaagtgaTGCatgttatatgttaaattattttaaaaggtatatattacttatttatgtaatttaaaatgttttctcaagttttatctttcagacgaatattcgatCTCGAACTAGGAATAGGGACCAGAGacgattaaaatattaaaaaaaatttaaagttatattcttataatttttattttcagtcAAGAAAATAAGTATTTAAAGTATTTACGAATTTTAGCATTTAAgggctaaatttaatttatcgagtgaaataagagtatgttaagtattttaattagcaaaattcgaaaataaggaATTTAAATAGTTCCcctcgaaataaaatattttaataattatttttgtgatttaattaatttaaattaagtgCTATTTAATTATGggtagaatttaggaattttaagactcttaattttaaaagttgaagggcttaattagtaatttaaaatattgattaattaaCCTAAACACCTAATAATATTCTAAGAAATATATAAAAGAGTCCAAGCCCTAATCCCAACACAACTCATGCCACTCACACACTAACACACACTATTCTCACACACTAGTTGGTCGAGAATTTCAAGGCTTAGGACTtggaatttttttcaattttcttccATCAAAAATTTTAGCCCATCATCACACTAAAATCCTTGATAAATTTAGCCACTTTTCAAGCCCTTAAACGCAGCAAACCGTCTCCGTTGGGCCTCCGTTCTTCCCCGTGTTCGTTTGTCGATATATCGTGTATTTTAACACAAAGAAATGTCTAAAACTTTCTTTTATACATCGATCATGTTTTATAttgtattttgatataaaacatGCATGAAAATACACTGGTTTGATTATATGTATGCTAGAATTTGATTAAAACTCGTTTCAATATATATTACATGAACTTCAATGTTTTTCTTCGAGTTTTGATCTTCGCCTTCGTTGGGCAGTACCTATGGCTTGCTGCTATCTATGGTTATATTTTAGGATGTCTTTAGTTGTCGTTAGGTGGTCCGAGACTGGGCGATAGGCCGCTGGTGTAACGGAAACTAAAACAAGCGTAGGGTCACACCTAAGGGAGGTGTGCACGGGTTTGGTGTCGGGTTGGTGGTGAAGGCTGACCAGGGCTCATGGCTAGGGTCTATGTCGGGTCTTAGGGTCCCATGGAAAGCCTGTTACGGGTCGATTAAGGGTTGGTTGGGTTGAATAACGGCTGGAGTTGGAAACGCGCCATGCACGCATATGGAGAGGCGTGACTAGGGCAATGTTTATGTGTTATTTAAGTTGTTGTGTTGTGTTAAGGGCTGGAACGGGCTGCACAAGGGTCGTAAGTGATGTCTAAGGGTCGAGTCTAGGGCATAGTCGATAGGAATTCGTACGGAATGCATAAGTTCCATGCGTCACTCTTTGGGCATCTTGTATCTATTTTGTTCGTTGTACATGGTACGGGATTCGGGCATGGTTTGGGGCTTGTCTAGGGCCTTGGGCAATAGCTTAGGATGTGTTTCACGTATGGGTCGAGTTCCGAGTCGATTCGAACGCCCTAAGTGGTTCTAATTAATTCGAGAGTTGTATGGGTCCGAATGCACCTTAGGGGATGTTTTTGgtataaattttagtatgttAGGGTAGCATGTCCAAGGACGATCCAACGAGGTTCACGACATTcataagtatgtatgacgtgcaaaataattatttttgaggtatgcgatttgtcttgtggccaaattatgttacggtTTTGAAAGCAgcagaacgtgtccggggacctcttcAACCTCTTCGGAGGAATTATGTTATATTAGGGAATGGACATATGGTCCAAGGGCTGCGGCGATCCCTGTCGTCCCAGTaatgtggtttagtttgatcaaacgatttatgttatgggccacttccattgaacagaactctacgcaaaatgatttacgattaCGATTAAGATGACGAGAacgaaaatatgattttatgaaattatttatgcAGGAAAGTcgtgttatacatatttatactTATATTATGAAATGTACGAGCTATGTTTAAAAGtatgaatttttattacttattacttgttattcatggTTTTTGCAAATTGAGTCATTATGCTTACTAGAGTTGATAgatgcagatgatgtagttAGGAGACGAGAGGCGGTGACCAGTGAGCAAGATCGGCCAGTGGCAGTACAAACTCGAAGATCTTGTAGTTCACGAGAGTTTTTATTATGCACATTTTAAAAACtattttctctaattttttGCCTTTGTATTGGTGACTAATAAGTTgaaactttttatattattttggatttttcaaattatggtgAATTTTTAACTTTAATTTTTGGTTGTGGTTTTCAAATGATGGTGGTTTAAATATTAACTTTGTTTTTAGTATGAGTGGTGACCGTGATTTATTTTACGACTTATATTTAtgtcaaattatttaataaaaaaatttaattttttttgtaaatattaagATTGTATTATTTTAAGACACGGTTCGTCACAAAGATTGttggatgcaataattgtccctactgAGTAGAAAAATCGAAACGTGGCACTTGTGCTGTTGTGCTGGAAGTTGTtgtgctcaactgctctggattcagcaacaactgaaagattatgaagTTATTGCAGAAGAATCGTTGTTCTTTAATGATAACATCAGTTCAATTGTGATcacatataatccagttctCTACTCCAGAACTAAGCATATTAATGTCAGACATCGTTTCATCAGAGATTATGCTCTAAAAAGGGcatcagactggaatacatCTCAATGgaacaacaagcagctgatATCTTCACTAAGCCTTcaccagagactaagttttctcagtTTAGAATTATTTTAGAGCTTATTGATTTGTCTTAATGCTTAATTTAGGGGGAACGATGAATTTTTGttggttaactgagaagacagatGTCAGTTGTTCCTGAACAGAACTTATTTAGTTTCAAACTGATCATTCAGTACTCGAACCAACTAATCTTATCAAATAAGTTAACTGATCTTAATTCAATTCAGTTCTACAATAAGATTTGTGACTGATTaaactattttatttcaaaactgaTTAATTTCAactaaataatattattgtttAACTGCTTAGATTCAGTTTCCGAAAGAGTTAATCATTTGaaagaattattttattttcaaaacatttttgaaaaaaaaatctcgGATTGACACGTATTAGGGAATTTGAAAATTCGCGAACATATATGAGTACCGCCCTACTCAGTTTTCCATATAGCCACCctcaaattttcattattttaaaatttacacaGAATTTTACCTGATAATTGATTATCATTAATTACTTGGATATTGCagtcttataatttttttgtatttgacAATAGTTTGTATACTATTTTTCATTCCATTGAAGTATACTAATAGTTTCAATTTGACAGTATTTAAGTCCAAAATGAATTAAGATTTTGCAAATTGTTTGTATTATAAATTCTTCTAGTGTGAGCCTTCCCAAAAGGAAGAAGGAGTAATATAGGAGCTTGAGTTccccgaacatccagaaacaaacttgTGTATATATACCATTACGTTTACCATTGAGTTTAGCTAGTCAagccatatattttttttttgaatgattCTAATATGTTAGTTTGGCTTCTTTGCACACATATTTTTGTTATACATTAGTTCAGTTGCTAAACCGACCTGATTAAAGTTTAAGAAGTAATTTGTTGCAAGTGTTCATTCAATCTTTCTTTTTGAACACTCAACCGATGATATTCACTCACCTTTACAACTTTTTTCAGGTTCAAGGGGCTTAttgtgaaacgtctgcttattcgttttcttaaaaagtaatagaattttttttttaaaatctctcataaatcggccatatacatatacatatacataaaataattttgcaccattttaaaacaaaacatcCAACAAGTATTTGAAAATCGGATAGAAATAGAAAAAACATGAatcgctggtcctcgggttatgtgcacctccagtccaatcagattaggcatccaagcctccctcatcattattatcatactcacctgcatcaatcacacctagtgattctaaagactcaacacgtcatatacttgataacaagtaatacataatacatgcaacagtgaaaaatatttgtacttaaaataacattttcatgataatgcacaactttaaacataaacattttcttaaaccttttcatatcaacatattcgtattcatataaacatatcaacatattcatattcatattcgtgttttgttgaattcagatcgttgattgtgactcgtattcttaatcgtattgggcgatggatccatctagagaaaaccacagtactgggcggcggggacaccagcaacactctcaccggtcaaggccatcatattaacatattaacgtattcTTATTCGTATATGTATCTaagaaaacacgatcgtcgagctcccactgggaccataaccctcacgatatttccaacatatcatcgtatttagtcacaatcccttcacgtccttcaacatgttatcatcacttaataaaaatcatgcatatacgtatcgtttttatttttgaaaccaaccattcaacatttcttttaaatgtccaataattaatccataaaaattccttgaacatttaaaaatcatgatttaacatataaaaattcttaaacatccataatccttgaaaataatcatattagcatataaaatagcatttaggacactgccatgacgtttactaaattttaagtgtaaaaaaatcgatttacccctggacgtaaattctctcgtttttgactttttcttcatttcattgactctaaaatgtcccaaataattatttaagcctaaattaaaattctcataattttatttagcctaaaaactatagtttttaattaattcataattGTCGTTTTGAaagtgttttaatcccgaaaaaaatcccaaactttaatataaaattcctaaatttaaaacttagtcattttatattattttagcccttgtaaaccatgactcgacccccgtgagccgtgtttcaatttattttaattctaaAAACCCTAACATGACACTTGGAAGTACACCCCCCGCgccatctttcgattttctAGAGCCACCCCCGAACCATGTTGGTCCAGACCCTGAACAACCCCTTAGGACACCCTCTTGAACCCTGGGAACCCACGGACATGACCCCTAACTCGAAGACAAAACCCCCAACCCCAGCTGGTGCATGGCCGAGAACCCTCTTTTGTCAAGGAGTCTTCCTGCTCGCTTAGGACCTAGCCAACCGACTTAGCCCATGAACCTGACCCTTAAGCactctcttaggaccctaaggccTTGGTCCTGGTCCCAACCGAACCCAAGCTAAGCCCCCATCTCATGAAAACCGAACCATAAGATCACCCCATGTCAGATTTGGTTCCAGCTTTGCGTGTTCTGTTTCATGCAGGGTTTGTGGCTTATTCTAGGTCCCCAAACTCATGTTAAACAATTTCTAAACATGTCCTAATCATAgcagcccctttatgcacataaacaacacaatttggatcaaaaatCCTACTTGAAATTTCATGTCATATGCAAAAAACGAAACTTGAACAAAAGCCTCACttgttttccaattttttcatgcataaaaatatacaatggtgtgatgatgttttaatgGAAAGAAGTATGTGTtcctttgcattttaaacgcacgaattctcgttgatgattgcgaagaacggggcaagaaccttggcttgaattctTTTTCCTTGAGCTTTTTCGAATTTTCCTCCAATTGTTGTGTGTGTGAGTCGTGTGTTTTGAATGTGAATTTTCAGAAAAGTGGGCGTGTGTTATGGTGTAAGGTTTGGggtgatttacatattttttattaattaattcccTAATAAAACTTAAGTCCATTATGCCCCCAAATTAGGCCCACTAGtgcttaattaggatttaattaaaatagttttgtcaaaataagtttgtgaatttaatagtcgggttgccaaaaagttcgcattttgttgaaaaaccaacaccgataaaatttacatcccggcatataaaatcacctcaaaactccttattttcaaaaatatgaaaaaccatcaaccatattttaaacaattaaaaataattatttaataaaaacattttacgtttttcagccctcggtctccgttcctcgatcgcaacttgaatatccctttaaaaatataattttatgcataatgacaattaaatcctatttaacatataatcatgcatgtcacataatccaTTAAGCAattaatatcaattaattaaccatttttcagAATTCTTAGATTTGTATGCTGTTGGACAACGTCGTTTTAATTTTGGACTTTACATATTGTATTTTCgaagttgtttttgaagttGTTTCTTAAATTCACTAGAAATTGGAATGAttaatatactttattttttctAAGGTATATACAAATTAATCTATTCTGGCTTtcacttaaaaaatatatgctAGGTTAGTATATTCAAGCTACATAACataactgcatgcaaatctagggtattattaaaaatatttaattaaatgttttaaacgCATGTTTATAAcatgattttatgattatatggCATGTTTTATTTGACTGCATAAGATAGGTCTTTTGCAGTATTCGATGCTCAAACAAGGAACGAAAATCGGGAacattttaaggaaaatttttttatttaataattatttttaattattagtagattcaaattccaaagaaattagaattatttatatatatatatatatatatataaataattctaATTTCTTTGGAAATTGAATCtactaataattaaaaataattattaaataaaaacattttccttaAACTATTCCCGGTCTTCATTCCTTGTTCGAACATCGAATACTGCAAAAGACATATCTTATGTAGTCAAATAAACCATgacatataatcataaaatcatgttataaacatgcattttaaatatttaattaaatattttaaatgcatttaatgcatgtttatgacatgattttatgattatatgtcATGGTTTATTTGACTACATAAGATATGTCTTTTGCAGTATTCGATGTTCGAACAAGGAACGAAGACCGGGAATAGTTtaaggaaaatgtttttattaaataattatttttatttatttaatatatgatgtaaataaggattttatgatatttttacattacgatccatattttaaaccggtagtCGATTTTTAGCAAAATGAAGGACTTTTTGGGTGCTcgggtaatatttttgaaaatgtatcaaaacgaaatattttacgtacGTGTTATTGGGTGTATTGGGCTTGTTTTAGTGGATTTTTTGGTCAAGCCCACTACaccttattattttaaaacctaGGTCCAATATTCACCTTTATTTCTTCACAAACACATGCTCAAACCTTAGCCTCCCTCTCCCAACCTCTCGGCCGCACCCTGACACACACAACAACATGTTTTTGTCTCGTTTTCAAGGAAAATTTGGTAGATGTATCGTCCCGTCCCCCCGGTGTTCGTCTCTCGCTTCGTTGGTTAGATGTTTCAAGCATTAagacgcaaaggcacgccttataCCTTCTTTTTCTCATTGATCACATCCTATTATGTATGTTGAATGATCTTGCATGCCATTTAATAGATATGCTGATGTGCAATGGTTTCACATGGTTTTTACATGAAAATATGGAATTCTTTGTCATGCTCCTCACTTTTTTGACATggatgaaggggctgccatgtttgTTAGTTAGGGGACTATCTACAAGAGGTTTAATGATGGCTTAGATGAGGAGATCAGATCTAGAACGAGTCCTTGTAGGTGGTCGATCGGATCTTCATAGGTTGGCTCGGTTTTTAGTTCGATCGAGTTTTGGGAAAGGAGCTGCGGTGCAAGGGTTGTTCCAGGCCTTGGATCAGACCATGGTGAGTCTGAGACGTGGCCCAAAGTGGCTCGTGTACCGCTGGTCATTGTCAAAGGGCCGATCGATGGAGCTAAGATAGAGAGTGGTCACGTTTTTGGCTTGTTCGGGTGGCCTCGCACGTTTCTGTGCATGTGGCTTGGGACCATGGCTAGGTCAATCCGGGATGGACCAGTTATGGTCTAGAAAGGTCTGGTTTGGGTCTGGTCCGGGATGGTTCGTTGTAGGGTcgagttttggcttgaacaTGTAGTTAGGGTTTCGGTTGCTTTTGTGCAGAATTTCCAGTAGCTTGCAAAGAGTTTTCGAGGGTCTTGTATTGTCTGGACATGGTTATTTTTTGCATGGTTAGGTGTCATTAATTCATGGTTAAAGTTTTGGAAAGTTTGGTTGCGTTTCGcactacaagaaatttcctaatcaacaacacacatacgacaacggttttcactaaaaccgttgttaaaaattaacaacggttttagtgataaccgttgtcgtagagcgtttttttaagcaaaagacaacggtattataaaaccgttgtcttttgcttaaaaaataaaaacgttGTCTTTTGGGAGTCAAAGACAATgatttttagggtcaatgacaacggttctataaaaccgttgtattTGAGCTTTTATGACAACGGTTCATAGAatcgttgtctattagcgtgttttttggacaatcgacaacagttttagaaagccgttgtcgattagcgtgttttttggacaaacaacagcGGTTTGTGTAAACTATTgccatatttagcgacggttttaattaAGCGACAGTTATAgcaaaccgttgctaatttcaATATTTCGACGGTTTAAATTTAGCCAAGGTTtctaatccgtcgctaaatttaacgacggtttaaagtaaaaccgttgtattttttaaattaggGATGATTTTAGcacaactgtcgctaaatatagcgacgattataagcaaaactgtcgcaaaatttaaacatgcaacAGTTTTGAAAAtactgtcgcaaactgtctataaatacccgtattttcattcattttcttccaccccacttcacaacacttaaaatttttctctctcacACAATTTTACCACTtaacaacacttaaaatttttatctcttacacgattttagtttcgatttagggtaaattttttcgctttaatttttggtaaatttttaagtgttaattAAGATCAGGATTATTGTTAGCATAgtaagattgtaagtttttttagatttattaaattattaaaagtaaatttttttttattttactgaaaatattagcgacgattttgaataaatccgtcgctaattttatttgcgacggtttttgtagctacaacaacggtgaaaaaccattgtctttgagcgaacccTTTAACAACTGGGCCTTTaacaacatttttaaaagtatatgTAGtgtcgggttaaaaccgagactccggtccaagttgTAAAAAGAATTTCAGAATTTAATGCATAGGCTCGAGCTTACGGCTAAGAAATTATTATAAGTATGTTTTAAGGTGTTTCAATAAGTTTGGATGAATTCGGGTCGAAGTTTTAGgatccaggggtaaaatggtcaaattagggtttcatgggcaaaatgatcattttgcacccgagtcgAGTTAGCAGTTCTGGCAATTTCCTAACAACTAtaaatgcatgtttaaaatgtttattttatatgaatatggaatttttatgaaaatgctgATAATATGttacatgcttggtttcaagaaaaagtatgtatatgcataaatttttataagtgatgaatatgatgacattttTGAAGGAAGCGacttggttgtgactaatacgaacacgaacacgaaacatgtaaggccaaggctcagttgacgggtgagagtgttgctgatgtccccaccgcctagtaccatggttatacgttgatggatccatcgaccaacagctgatacgaaagtcacaactaattttctgaattttttctaAGAGAaaaatgaatatgtatatgatgacatgacttggatatgaatatggttacgtttatgttcatgcttttaaatatCATTGAAGTTGTTTTAATTACAATACTTTTCACTGTTTCTTAATATGTATATTTACTTTATTATACATTTCTGGTGTGCTGATTCTTTAGACTAACTAAGTGTGCTTGACGCAGGTGAtcatgttgatgaggagactaGAGGTGCCGAGGACTGAGTAGATTGAGCTGGGGGTGCACGggaaacccgaggaccttgtatTTTCCGCAATTCATGATTTTATGAGGACATGTTTAAACAACTTTAAATAAGTTGATGATTTTACTGTGTTGAGGGATTTTGGCAAACTTCATTATGCTTGGTATTTTACGTTGAACTGTATACATTTCAgtcaattatgattttaaaatattttgttcagTAATTAGATCGTTTTTTAAAA
This genomic interval from Primulina huaijiensis isolate GDHJ02 chromosome 14, ASM1229523v2, whole genome shotgun sequence contains the following:
- the LOC140958007 gene encoding uncharacterized protein, encoding MPSRQDNFVFYTNASKLGLGAVLMQHGRVIAYSSRQLKMHEKNYPNHDLELAAMKGLNMRKRRWLELDKDYDCDISYHPGKVNVIAEALSKKAGVMSQLSKWRVRDESKSRKLYIVSDGIVRHTGRIWRVKVEHQRPAEKLKPLPIPEWKWENITIDFVVGLPMSVRGSNAICSSIGMIPYEALYGRKCRSLIHWDEVGERSYLGPEIVQQTVDVVLKIRNRMKTAQSRQKSYADRRMRDLEFVVGDHIFVKITPMKGVMRFGKKCELSPRFIGPFEILEKVGTLAYHVALSPNLAGVQNLFHVSMLRKYIENPSHVRSFEPLQLSPNLSYEERPIQILDRQERRLRNKVTKLVKVKWLNHSDEEATWETEVDMKNRYPELFGKP